In the Sorghum bicolor cultivar BTx623 chromosome 4, Sorghum_bicolor_NCBIv3, whole genome shotgun sequence genome, GGGTTGTGCCTGCCTTGTACATGGTAGACTTACCGCAACCATGGTGAAAATTTGATCCTACTAACTGACATTCCACTTTTTTCTGGGCCCATCCGCACCCACAACAATGTATATAGCCTCATTATTATCTGAAGTGCCAGTGGGTAAGACGGGTATAGCTGGACAACTTCTTTCTGACATGACATGGATGAGATGAGTAGGTCGACTCTTATTCCTTCCATGTTGATCTGCTATTTCATTTTATTGTATTCCCTGAGTCCCAAATTAAAGgccgttttggcttttctaggtgCATAACTTTTGCTATGCGTCTAGATATACGATATATCTAAATACGTAGTAAAAACTATATATCTAGAACAGCCAAAAGGACCTATAATTTAGAAACAAGGGATTACTTACTAATGTGAAATCATTAGCATCATTCTTAAGTTATAAAGCAACATAACAATGAACTGATGCAAGAAAAGTGTGTCAACTTAGTAATGTACTGCAATATGCGCACAAACTTATAAGAGAAACTCAGAGATACTTAATTATTCCTTTATTTAGAAAATTCCCTGTAACTATATACATGATATTCACACCAAGgtcaagaaagaagcaaaacttCCATAAACCACCCGAAAATTGTAACTACTGCATGCAAAATAACAGAGTTTCTTTTCTATTCTTAATTAGCAAGTTAGACTCTCATGAAGCATGCATTATTGAATATACAATCATCATGCATTATCTTACATTTCTCACTAGAGAAGAACATTCATCCGAGAGAGGATCAATTAAACACAAGGATTTCCCCAATGGCCGCTGTCGTTGAACTTGCCTCACTTTGGTGCATCACTGGTCACACCAATGTTGTCAAGCCATAGCACTAACTGATGTGTTAATGGCCGCAGTTTTGGTGAATCACTTATGCACAGACAAGCAACATCAATCATCTGTATCATTTGCGTCTCAAATTTCTTATCATACATTGCACGGTCCAAGACATCAGCTTCACGGTTTTCCTTTTTCATATGTGTAACCCATGAGACTAACTCCCGTGCTCCCTTCGGCTTGCACATGTCTACAGGCCTCTTTCCAGTTAATAACTCCAGAAGGACAATGCCAAAACTATAAACATCACCCTTGAAAGTGGCTACTGAAGACTGGCCGTACTCAGGGGGAATATAACCCAGTGTGCCAACTAGGTCAGTGGTCACATGTGTGGCATAGGGACAAATAAGCCGAGCAAGCCCAAAATCAGCCAAATGGGCTTCAAAATTCTCATCTAGAAGGATGTTACTTGACTTGACATCACGATGGAGAATATGAGGTTGGCATGACAGATGTAGGTATGCCAAACCTCTTGCTGCTCCTTTTGCTATCTGAAGCCTTCTTGGCCAGATTAATCTAGAGGGACCATCTGGCTTTTCATGAAGCCAATGGTCTAGGCTGCCATTTTCCATGAAAGAGTAGATCAGGAGTCTATCACTGCCAATTCTGCAGTAACCTTGCAGAAGCACAAGATTGGGATGCTGAGCTTTTGATAACGTCTCCACTTCTGCTTTGAACTCCCGTTCCATCTGACCAAAATCACCTGATAGTCGTTTGATAGCGATTGCTGCTCCATCTTGCAATGTTGCCTTGTACACTAGACCAAAGCCACCACAACCGATGATGTTAGCCTGATCAAAGTTGTTTGTCGATTTCAAAATGTCAGCGATGGTCAATGCCTTATCAGCCTTGTCCTGAAACAGTAGTACCAGTGAGGCTGGTGCCAACTCGAGGGCTTGATTAGTATCTTTGACAGCCTTTACTGTATGATCCTGCTTGTTGAAGCTACTCTTCAGCACAAATATAACAGCAATAGATAAAATAAATGCTGCCCCAACTGCAATACCCATAGCTATTCCAAATATGATGCCCTTGTTCTTCCTCTTATTTGTTGCAGCAATTGTAGGAGCAGGAGTTGAATGACACCGGGGTAGGCCTAGGCGAATGCCACAGAGTTTGGGGTTACCCTCATAAGCAGAACTACTGAATGTCGAGAATTGACCTCCTGATGGAATGGTACCATTCAGATTGTTGTATGCTACACTGAAGCTTGATAGAAAATTCAGCTTCGTTAATGAATATGGGATGCCTCCAGTAAGATTATTATGTGACAGATCCAAGGATTCCAAGCTTGACATCCCTGATAGATCATCAGGAATTGTACCAGAAATATTGTTGTTGCTGAGGTCCAATACATGTAGGTGCTTGAGGATCCCAAAGCCCGATAATATGGGGCCTGTCAGCTTGTTATGGCTGAGAACTAGGGAGGGTGGGAAGCTGCTAACCTGATTGTACTGCAACCCTTTTCCTGTCTTGTTTCTTTTGATGAAGAAAGGAAAATAATCAGTCTCTGTAGATTCCTGTGAGATCTTTCTTGTTACAAGGGCCTTCATGTTAGACAAGTTTTCTGGAATTTCTCCACTAAGTGAATTATTGGATAGATCCAAATAGAACAGAAACTCAAGATCACCAATACATGCAGGAATATTCCCGGTCAATTGATTCCATGACAGATCTAGAACCTTCAATTGTGTGAAATTAGCTAGCCATGGTGGTACCGGTCCTGAAAGATGGCTATTTGCAATGACAAACACTTGGATGCTGTGAAAACCTTGTATCCCAGTCATCGGCAAGGCCTTCTGATCATGGAAGTTCTTTGTGAGCACGAGGCTTGTTAGACTTGGACAGTCCTGAAGGACAGATAATGCTGAAGGCATATCCGTGAAGCTATTGTTTGAAAGTGAGAGGTAGGTTAGCGACTGAAGCTTCCTGAAACCAGCAGGGATTTCACCACTGAGGTTGTTTGTGGCAAGGTTCAGGCTTTTCAGATTACGGCAATCCGACAAACTATAGATTGTGCCAATGAACTTATTTGTGCCAAGGTCGAGTGAGCTAAGTTGTGTCATTGCTGAGCAATTGAGGTTGATCTCTCCATTCAACGAATT is a window encoding:
- the LOC8074779 gene encoding phytosulfokine receptor 1, whose product is MEHFLMQRTTTWPCRFSLCLSVLVLLLFLSPVDSLNQSSSSCDPGDLKALEGFYKGLDRGIAGWTFPNGTSDAASCCAWLGVTCDGSGKVIGLDLHGRRLRGQLPLSLTQLDQLQWLNLSDNNFGGAVPAPLFQLQRLQQLDLSYNELAGILPDNMSLPLVELFNISYNNFSGSHPTLRGSERLIVFDAGYNSFAGQIDTSICESSGEISVLRFSSNLFTGDFPAGFGNCTKLEELYVELNIISRRLPEDLFRLPSLKILSLQENQLSGGMSPRFGNLSNLDRLDISFNSFSGHIPNVFGSLRKLEFFSAQSNLFRGPLPPSLCHSPSLKMLYLRNNSLNGEINLNCSAMTQLSSLDLGTNKFIGTIYSLSDCRNLKSLNLATNNLSGEIPAGFRKLQSLTYLSLSNNSFTDMPSALSVLQDCPSLTSLVLTKNFHDQKALPMTGIQGFHSIQVFVIANSHLSGPVPPWLANFTQLKVLDLSWNQLTGNIPACIGDLEFLFYLDLSNNSLSGEIPENLSNMKALVTRKISQESTETDYFPFFIKRNKTGKGLQYNQVSSFPPSLVLSHNKLTGPILSGFGILKHLHVLDLSNNNISGTIPDDLSGMSSLESLDLSHNNLTGGIPYSLTKLNFLSSFSVAYNNLNGTIPSGGQFSTFSSSAYEGNPKLCGIRLGLPRCHSTPAPTIAATNKRKNKGIIFGIAMGIAVGAAFILSIAVIFVLKSSFNKQDHTVKAVKDTNQALELAPASLVLLFQDKADKALTIADILKSTNNFDQANIIGCGGFGLVYKATLQDGAAIAIKRLSGDFGQMEREFKAEVETLSKAQHPNLVLLQGYCRIGSDRLLIYSFMENGSLDHWLHEKPDGPSRLIWPRRLQIAKGAARGLAYLHLSCQPHILHRDVKSSNILLDENFEAHLADFGLARLICPYATHVTTDLVGTLGYIPPEYGQSSVATFKGDVYSFGIVLLELLTGKRPVDMCKPKGARELVSWVTHMKKENREADVLDRAMYDKKFETQMIQMIDVACLCISDSPKLRPLTHQLVLWLDNIGVTSDAPK